In Phaseolus vulgaris cultivar G19833 chromosome 7, P. vulgaris v2.0, whole genome shotgun sequence, the genomic stretch AAAACCTATCAGAGATAGTGTATATCAGTTCTTAAATTGTTGTtcatatattacaaaaaaatatatgataaataaaaatatatttcaaataattaaagaattttCATACCTCATATGTAACGCTGTAAGTTAATACTTCAAACATTTTCGAATATTTCTTTGTAAACCACGTTAGTAATGAAATTTGTGGCAATACCATTATCATCCAAAATCAATATCTTCAACCCTTTCTTAGATTTTACTCTTGAAAGAGCAACATATAATTGTCCGTGTGTAAAGACTGAACGGGATAGATATAGACCAACTTTATTCAGagtttgaccttgacttttatTTATTGTCATGGCAAAACACAAAGATATTGGAAATTGCCTTCTTTGAAACATAAATGGCAAACCTGTTTCCGAAGGAGTCAAGTTCATTCTCAGAATAAATATTTGATCACCTATATTTTTCCCAGTAATAACTTTGGCACCAATAACATTTTTCCCCAAGTGAGTTACCTGTAATCTTGTTCCATTGCAAAGTCCATTGGCTTGATCAATATTTCTTAGAAGCATTATTGGAACTCCGACTTTTAATTTAACACAGTGATTGGGAATTCCAGAGCATTTGATCTCATTTAAAAATTCAGTTGTAAACGACTCAGCTTGAGCATTTTCTTGTTCTTCACATTCCCAAGGACTGTCTGAACTTAAATAAGTAACTTCAGATCCTGGTATTAATGATAAAATGAATTCATTCACTTGATCCACACATTCTTTTGTTGGACATAATATTGCACCATCATCAAAAGAATCATCAGATGTCACATTGTTTATGTAGGAGGGATAAAGAAACTCAACCAACTGCAATAAAGGTTGTTCAACATCTAAAATTAAATTCTCTTCCGGTATTTCAATCATTCCTTGTCCCAACTCATTTAACTCCATATCTCCATCTCCAATGTGAAGTATCCAATCAACAAACtcttttatttctgttttacTTTGAATTGATGTATCactctttaatttcatattCTTTGTAAGTTTTAAGATTTTGCAATGTTTCCATAAGTTAGAGTGATTTACTCTTGCCTTCACAATGTCATACTTTGATCCATTTTTGACAACAGTTAATATCTGACGAAAGTCTCCTCCCAATACAATTACTTTACCACCAAAAGGTTTAAGAGCATTTTCTTCACTTACAACTCTCATGACATCCCTTAAAGTTCTATTTAGGGCTTCAAAACATAACCTATTAATCATTGGGGCTTCATCCCATATAATTAATTTCGTTTTGATCAACAATTTGGCCCTAAGACTTCCTTGAGGAATATTGCAGGTTGACTCTTCATTTATTACAAAAGGAATGCAAAAGGTAGAATGAGCTATTTTTCCTCCTGGAAGTAACAAAGAAGCTATACCGCTAGAAGCTACATTTAAAACAATAAACCCTTTTGATCTAAAACCAGTGGACAAAGTTTTCCACATGAAAGTTTTTCCAGTTCCCCCATaaccatataagaaaaaaaaaccacCAAGGTCTGACAGGACTGCTGTCATTATATTCTCATAGACTTCCACTTGCTCAGGAGTAAGAGTTTGAAAACGAGAAcaatgcatttcagacatttcTATTTTGTCATAATTCAATTCATCAATAATGAatctattttgataaataaaggAATCAGAATGAATAGGTTCTGGCAGActtggaaaatctttcaaacACTTACCATTTGAAATTAATAACTCTTCTACTTGTAGAAGACAAAGGTTTTGAATTTGAGCATCTTCAATTCTAAGACCTAGGAAAGAAATTATATGTCAtataacaattataaaattataaattataaatttcaaataaaataaaaaaattatacctgGTAGGACAAACTCCTTTCTTTTTTGGTATAAAATATCATCTGATAACAACTTCCATGTTTTGTTCCACACTTCATCTGGTCTACACATAGTATTCATCATTAAAAGGGTAACAAAGAGTCTTCTCAACTGATTTCCTGAAGCAATGTCACTGCACTCTATAATGGCATCAATAAACTCTTTATCATCTTCCAATAGCCCCATTGCATAGCATGCCTCTTTATATGTTTTGTGAATGAAACCATTAACAGTTTTGATATTATCATAGTTACAGCAACCCTTTTGATAATTCAACAATAACCTCAAATAATATAATTCCCCTGACCCTGCAGGAATATATGTTAACCTTCCAATACTAACACcaatttttcttggcttccacTCTCTTCTGTCTGCCATCCAAACAAAATATCTAGGGTATATGGTCACGCACAGGACTCCCTTTTATGTTATTACTTTgacataataaatttattaattaaatattaaaatattgaaaaaaaatgtgtaatatttttatataataatcatatctatttatataattatataagaattatatttaatacttaaaaatGTTAAACCAAAAATTTACCTTTGAAAAGGGATAACACTTGCacaatttttctatattttgcaTAATAAACAATCAAACTTCGAAATGtaagaacaataaaaaatttaaaaatttaggtAGTATCAATGTTCGATGAAGAAAGGTCATGCAATGCATGTCTAGAAGTTGTTGTGAAAAAGGGGAACTTAACTTTTAAGATATGAAAACAAATTCCTATTCCAGTGCAAAAGAACAACGTTCTACTTTAAGCTTTCTCATTAATGAATTGTTGGTTGACTTTTGAAAGAGGAAACCTGCAGGGAATAAATTTATCAGattgtatatataataatatatatagtaaatattaaatatagtaATATATCTGGACGGACATTTATCTAGGAACAATCATCTCTTACACCACAGAAGAACGAAGCAACCTCCAAAAACAGAAACATAAAGtacatcaatttaaaaaatatacccTGATCTGACAACCCTATTAAGCAAAAAAAAGGAACTTTGGCTAACTTTCTTTTGCACCATTCTAGAACAGCTTTTCTGTTTAACAAAAAAAAGGAATCCTTCCATTGGATATATCTGAAATAATACACAGCATGCAAGAACATGTAGTATATGTATACCGCCAAAAAAAAGTGACTAAAACAGATATCCTCATTTTGTATTTACTAATTTCACTAAAACAgaacttaaaataattattataagcacattttttttatgaaatgtaTATACCTTAAATCTGTGAacttaaatcatttaaaaatggaaactttaatcaatatttagggTTAGGATGAAAAAAGATccaaactttaattaccttttccATTCCATGGATACCTCTACAGTGCCTATTGTTACCAAGTTCTATACTGggaaatcaaagaagaagagaaagagtttTTATGTCTTAAATGCATGCacctttaattaatatttatggtCGGAATGAAAAAAATCcaagctttaattaccttttccGTTCTCCGGCGTTTCAGTTGTATCTCCCAGAACCAAGTAGAAACATAGTAGACCATGGAGAGCAGATCTGGTATCTGATATCTAATATAATGAACAAAAAGAAGATGTTGAGACAAAGGTTGtttctaaaatgtaaaaaatatatatcagtTGGCTTATGAATgtcgaagaagatgaagatgataaGGGGCAAATGAGTTTGAACTAATATTAGGAGAACCAAGTTTATGTGCTTTTCCAAAAACTTCTTCAGTCATTTTGTTAATGATTTACAGTGAAAATTGTGTTATTAAGTTATTTTGAATCTGcactaatattatatttattttaatttgtttttatttttaatttttaatttaacttcAAAATTTGTAGTCAGTGTGGAACTAATGATTACTTAAAAGTTCTCGAATTCTTAAATATTACTTTATACAACTTTTttgtatttgaaaataagatatatttCCTTTCTTcgggttttttaatttttcttaataatatttttatgctatttaacattttaacttttttttattgaactttaacattataataagtctggttaaatataaaaattgtgaAAGTGAGGAATATAGAAATATAGAAATAGTGAAATTCAgaagtttaaatttaatttaatttaattaaattaaatataatacaaaaaaaattaacattaaaattacataattttacaATGACTTGTAAATTACAATACATTacaatttaaactaatttaaattaaataaaacgaTTTCTTATACTATGTTCTCATAAGATATATACATGAAAAATGAAGTATTAAAGACCAACTTCCTTCTTTAAGTTCAACCTGCAAAAAAAATACTCCAAAATAATTAGTGCAAGTAAAAGTATAATTCATTACATTATACCAAATCAAGTccttgtaaataaaaaaatgtgtgtttcttccaatAGAAACAGATTGTAGGCAAATTCATATTGAACTATGAAGTCACCTCCagaaatatataagaaatatttttaaaatgaaatagtattcataaaaatttataaacattaGAAAAATGATacagaaaaacaaacaaatgtACATCAAAAGGTTtcgagataaaaaaaatagttaatacaACAATAACTAAtaaactaataattaataataaaaaatataaacataaacattgtATAGAAAATCCAATTAATATGCATGCATTCCACAATCTAAAGCAggcttatgatttttttaatatactggCACTTCTTATAGCATTGAGCATATTTAGAAATGCCAACGCATTATTAATATGCCAgataagaaatgaaaaattaaaagcatatatatatatacatattgaaaagaaagaaacactaaacaataaatacaaagaAATAAGATGAGCTAATTAAACAGAACcacaatcaaataaaaataaagagtaaACAAAATAAACTGTTCTTGTTTCCTTAAAGTGGAAACTGGATACTTCCCAACAAAAAGAAGCAATACttgcaaaaataaattaacttaaacaaACTAATATAGTTCAAAACAATAACTGATTATCCTAAGCACTAAGTCTTTTGTAGTGACACGTCATCAGTAGTAGAACCCTGATATCAGAAGAGGGCTTCTTGTTAtaacattcaaatataattttgtcaTCTTCACGAATAGAATGAAGACGAAAAAATTGTTTCCACCCGCTACAGAGTGTAACGCTTCTGGAAGGAAACCTGGACTTGAAAATGGTGCATTCCACATCTTGTAGCCATCCATGTAGATTAACCTTCTTGAACTTCCCTCTacgaatatattcagaaaaaggAGAAGGCAGATCCTTAAACAATAACgaaaatattagttaataattagttaataaaagaaatagaataTATCAATATCCATTTTAAAAGAAAGGATGGTAAACTTACCACATATCCTCCAAAGACCTGTTTTGAACTCCACTTTAAGCCAAAATGTATAAAGGGGCCATTGTTGAGCGGCAACCTCCCTTCAACTTCCTTCAGAAATTTACTCAAAATCATTTCACATAACTCCCCCACAAAAACAGTTATATGGAAGGAGTTATTACCCACGTAACGAAACAATATATTGTGGTCACCTTTAAACCCATAAAAATCACTCAGACGGGACCATCCATACACAATTTGGGGACAAAGTATATCTTTGTTATAATATACTATATGAATATTGCCTTGACTGTCGCTGAGGGACCATTCCTCCTCCAGTTCATTTTCAAACTCGATGGCGAATGCACGATCCACGTGTCCATTCTATCCAttttaaaaccataaaaatACTCAAAGAACTGAAAAAACTATGAAAAGTAAGGAATTTCAAAACCAAAAACATACCTCCCCACGAATGTTAACTGTTGTAAATAAACCTTTACCACAAAGTTTTACGATCTCTTCAGGAATGACAGCCATGacaatgagaaaaagaaagatgaagatAATGGAAGTAGGGAAGAAGTATAAAAGACTAATAGCAATAGGTTTGTGAGTAATAAAAAGCCCTACGTTACTTATATATAGCAATCATACCTTTTCAGTCACAAATCCACGCTAAATTTACTCTGAAGCAACATGTCTTTTCagttactaaattaaataataaaaaaataattaaaatccaataatgatagtaaaataaattaagaaaaaatattcataattaataaataaataaataatattaaagtaaagaaaaataaatatgaaaagacAAAACTTTAAAAAGCATAGTAGGTTAGTTGTTACCTGTAATTATTCTTTGACGTTTCCATTTTACATTGCCTTATACAACAATGTTTTTTCagtttaaataagttattaacaaaataacaaattaataaaaatacaactatttcaatagataaataaaatgaatattaatgACATGTATAATTAATTagcattatataataataaattaaaatagttaacaTAAAACTGTAttataactaaataaataaatatatattataaaatatattaaacatattaaataatatattatatatgttatatattattattaatatatcatatattatatatatttatatatacacacatatatacatatatttaaattaaatacttaaaCCCTAACCTCTAACATTAAATAACATACctgtaattaaaatttaaaattgaaaatataatttcatattgaatttaaaatataatattttgaacttctgtaattattacttctatccataatttttaataaattagtcTTGGAAGATGAAATGAATACTTTGATAAAAGTGTAAAAGATACAGAAGAGACAGTttatgcaaaaataaaaattaaaaaatgaagtgaTGAATTAATTGCTCTGATACGTAGTTAATGCTATCCTCTATATCCGTTTGAATCCATCCTTAGAGGTTGAGTGTAAggggaattttttttaaaaaaaaatctttctcGTAAGGACAAACATATCATTAcacaaagatttatttttttatcacataCTAAGatattatgtataaaaaatgaattgacGAAAAAAGAATAACTCTAATAAAGGAAAACAATACCTGTAATAAAGGAAAAAATTCCCTGGGAAAGGAAAACAATATTTCAATAaccttaaaaaaaacacaaattataattaataaaatattatataattctatataaatttatgaattaatgaaaaagtaaaagttGAGGCACTTACCATTACAATTCTGATATTTAATGAAAGAACCATTGTTACAAAATAGAGTTACAAAAAGTATACAATAATATGAATTACACAAAAACAAactcattaaataaattaaaatgtagacataaaattgaaaaaaaaacaaaatataacaacTTCAAAATGAAC encodes the following:
- the LOC137829026 gene encoding uncharacterized protein; translation: MSVSRQNTNCVKDVNPQSENWILIARVIRLWFVSDFKKTKFPFSMEMVIQDKDGDRIHVSVRRTLIYKFQNDIFEDKVYSFNFFSVSTNSRSYRTTCHQYKINFQFGTKVTSVGNDLVSCPKPHYTPISVLKAPGFDTDYLVDVIGILTGVGTERELNRSGSTTKLNAISIEADGLCFEALNRTLRDVMRVVSEENALKPFGGKVIVLGGDFRQILTVVKNGSKYDIVKARVNHSNLWKHCKILKLTKNMKLKSDTSIQSKTEIKEFVDWILHIGDGDMELNELGQGMIEIPEENLILDVEQPLLQLVEFLYPSYINNVTSDDSFDDGAILCPTKECVDQVNEFILSLIPGSEVTYLSSDSPWECEEQENAQAESFTTEFLNEIKCSGIPNHCVKLKVGVPIMLLRNIDQANGLCNGTRLQVTHLGKNVIGAKVITGKNIGDQIFILRMNLTPSETGLPFMFQRRQFPISLCFAMTINKSQGQTLNKVGLYLSRSVFTHGQLYVALSRVKSKKGLKILILDDNGIATNFITNVVYKEIFENV